The following are encoded in a window of Algiphilus aromaticivorans DG1253 genomic DNA:
- the hemF gene encoding oxygen-dependent coproporphyrinogen oxidase — protein MIDPEAVSEFLRRYQQNLCDELEAADGDSRFLIDQWQREAGGGGDTRVLAEGRVFERAGVAFSLVHGDALPPSASQSRPELAGRSFRAMGVSVVIHPRNPYVPTSHANVRFFVAEHPEEPPVWWFGGGFDLTPYYGFAEDCVHWHRTARDAVAPFGDDLYARFKQQCDDYFWIKHRNEPRGIGGLFFDDFNEGGFAHSFGMMQAVAAAFPRAYVPIVKARRGAPWGDRERDWQHYRRGRYVEFNLVYDRGTLFGLQSGGRTESILMSMPPAAHWRYDYHPESGSPEAALLEDYLPPRDWLADA, from the coding sequence ATGATTGATCCCGAAGCCGTCTCCGAATTCCTGCGCCGCTATCAGCAGAATCTCTGCGACGAGCTGGAAGCCGCTGACGGCGATAGCCGTTTCCTGATCGACCAGTGGCAGCGCGAGGCCGGTGGCGGCGGCGACACCCGCGTGCTGGCCGAAGGCCGCGTTTTCGAGCGTGCTGGCGTGGCCTTCTCGCTGGTGCACGGCGATGCGCTACCGCCCTCGGCCTCGCAGAGCCGTCCCGAGCTGGCCGGCCGCAGCTTCCGCGCCATGGGAGTGTCGGTGGTCATCCATCCGCGCAACCCTTACGTGCCCACCAGCCACGCCAATGTCCGCTTCTTCGTCGCCGAACATCCGGAGGAGCCGCCGGTGTGGTGGTTCGGTGGCGGCTTCGATCTGACGCCCTACTACGGCTTCGCCGAAGACTGCGTGCACTGGCACCGCACCGCGCGTGACGCTGTCGCCCCCTTCGGCGATGACCTCTACGCACGCTTCAAGCAGCAGTGCGACGACTACTTCTGGATCAAGCACCGTAACGAGCCGCGCGGCATCGGCGGGCTGTTCTTCGACGACTTCAACGAAGGCGGTTTCGCGCACAGCTTCGGCATGATGCAGGCAGTTGCCGCAGCTTTCCCGCGCGCCTATGTGCCTATCGTGAAAGCGCGACGCGGCGCGCCCTGGGGGGACCGCGAGCGCGACTGGCAGCACTATCGCCGCGGCCGCTACGTCGAGTTCAATCTGGTCTACGACCGCGGTACGCTCTTCGGCCTGCAGTCCGGCGGCCGCACCGAATCGATTCTGATGTCGATGCCGCCGGCCGCACACTGGCGCTACGACTATCATCCCGAAAGCGGCAGCCCGGAAGCGGCGCTGCTGGAAGATTACCTACCGCCCCGCGACTGGCTGGCCGACGCATGA
- a CDS encoding helix-turn-helix transcriptional regulator, whose translation MKQPDINSVILALYQASMTPERWPDALRLVSEFVGGRAAAMEFVQLPGSNVQVAANYGYDAQGLLSVMGDQLAEYDPWWPCVQMEPDSDLLIGSKYVPAKHVRNSAFYNEGLRRVEADWRDVMAVLAPLSDESTGIFSVYRGGDQDDFGHVEIARMQAIRPHIKQAFELASRLGGHELREQISGRISADRGDAVLLLDHKGSVVYANPLAEALLKQVPGPLTTRNGCLRLGCCRADKRLQQALGQCLAGSDPEQTPSSATVLWRSGGTRYSAIVTPHLNRVLPAPLALGRRQPVVVVVVRDFKPDSASIASRVQQAFGLTTAETRILLQFLDGLSPAQICAATGITMNTVKSQCRALYRKTGTANQAGLLRMSLAGFSA comes from the coding sequence ATGAAGCAGCCGGACATCAACAGCGTCATCCTGGCGCTGTATCAGGCGTCCATGACACCGGAGCGATGGCCTGATGCGCTGCGGCTGGTTAGCGAGTTTGTCGGTGGCCGCGCCGCCGCCATGGAATTCGTGCAATTGCCGGGCAGCAATGTGCAAGTCGCGGCCAACTACGGCTACGACGCGCAGGGGCTCCTGTCGGTCATGGGAGACCAGCTGGCCGAATACGACCCGTGGTGGCCCTGCGTTCAGATGGAGCCGGACAGCGACCTGCTCATCGGCAGCAAATATGTTCCGGCGAAGCACGTTCGCAACTCGGCGTTCTACAACGAGGGCCTGCGCCGCGTGGAGGCTGACTGGCGGGACGTAATGGCGGTTCTCGCGCCACTGAGCGATGAGAGTACCGGCATATTTTCGGTCTACCGCGGCGGCGATCAGGATGACTTCGGGCACGTCGAGATCGCGCGCATGCAAGCGATTCGGCCCCACATCAAGCAGGCCTTTGAGCTAGCCAGCCGCCTGGGCGGGCACGAGCTGCGCGAACAAATCAGCGGTCGCATCAGCGCCGATCGCGGCGATGCCGTACTGCTTCTCGACCACAAAGGCAGCGTGGTCTACGCCAATCCGCTCGCGGAGGCGCTGCTGAAGCAAGTCCCCGGACCCTTGACGACACGAAACGGTTGCCTGAGGCTAGGTTGTTGCAGGGCTGACAAACGCCTGCAGCAGGCGCTAGGGCAGTGCCTGGCCGGCAGCGACCCGGAACAGACGCCGAGCAGTGCCACGGTGCTCTGGCGGTCCGGCGGCACGCGCTACTCCGCCATCGTCACACCGCACCTGAACCGGGTGCTGCCCGCACCCCTTGCTCTCGGACGCAGGCAACCCGTGGTTGTCGTCGTCGTTCGCGATTTCAAACCGGACAGTGCGAGTATCGCATCGAGAGTGCAGCAGGCTTTCGGCCTGACCACCGCGGAAACCCGCATTCTGCTGCAGTTCCTCGATGGCCTTTCGCCGGCGCAGATCTGCGCGGCAACGGGCATCACGATGAACACGGTCAAGTCGCAATGCCGCGCCCTCTACCGCAAGACCGGCACCGCCAACCAGGCTGGCCTGTTACGCATGAGCCTGGCGGGTTTCAGCGCCTAG
- a CDS encoding DNA topoisomerase I has product MTTATASNSLVIVESPAKAKTIKKYLGPGYEVMASYGHVRDLVPKDGAVDTEHGFEMHYQMVERNAKHVRAIINALKDADTLILATDPDREGEAIAWHLVELLREKKALKNKEVQRVVFYEITKSEVQKAIANPRAMADELISAQQARRALDYLVGFNLSPLLWRKVSPGLSAGRVQSPALRLICEREEEIKAFVPQEYWSLTAQNEKAEQRFTARLLRLDGEKAEQFTLTESDSAHSARQRILDAADGRLHVAKVEKKQRKRNPAPPFTTSTLQQEANRKLGFGSTRAMRVAQQLYEGVDLGGETVGLITYMRTDSVNLANEAIHQIRELVGRDYGADYVPESPRAYKSKSKNAQEAHEAIRPTSMMRTPKSMAAHMGEDQLKLYTLIWRRAMASQMASAVFDTVTAELTAGNHAFRANGSVLVFPGFIAVYQSGRDDASDDDDDKRLPELTEGEDVTLHDVAAEQHFTEPPPRYTEASLVKTLEEYDIGRPSTYASIIGTLQQREYVRMEGKAFWPTDVGMVVNRFLTEHFTRYVDFDFTAKLEDDLDAVSRGEKEATPLLADFWEHFAKRLEEKKDLTRGEVNEGRSLGTDPASGKPVTAKLGRYGPYVQIGTKDDEDKPKFASLRGNQRIDTISFEEAMELFKLPRNLGTTDDGTEVVVSIGRFGPYARFGDEFVSLKKDDDPYKVTLARCIELYEAKQAALEAATLQHWPEENIRIVKGRFGPYVSEGKLRARVPKGTEAESLTLEQCREMLEVEKQKKPAAKKSAGKKSAAKKSAAKKSAAKKATAKKSASKKTAAKKAAAKKSAAKQSAAKQPAAQPDAPGGADSSGV; this is encoded by the coding sequence ATGACTACCGCCACTGCCAGCAACAGCCTGGTCATCGTCGAGTCCCCCGCCAAGGCGAAGACCATCAAGAAATACCTCGGCCCCGGCTACGAGGTGATGGCCTCCTACGGCCACGTGCGCGATCTGGTGCCGAAGGACGGTGCCGTCGACACCGAGCACGGCTTCGAGATGCACTATCAGATGGTCGAGCGCAACGCCAAGCACGTGCGCGCCATCATCAACGCGCTCAAGGACGCCGACACGCTCATTCTCGCGACCGACCCTGACCGCGAGGGTGAGGCCATCGCCTGGCATCTGGTCGAGCTGCTGCGCGAGAAGAAGGCGCTGAAGAACAAGGAAGTCCAGCGCGTCGTCTTCTACGAGATCACCAAGTCCGAGGTGCAGAAGGCCATCGCCAATCCGCGCGCTATGGCGGACGAGCTGATCAGCGCCCAGCAGGCGCGCCGCGCGCTGGACTATCTGGTCGGCTTCAACCTGTCGCCGCTGCTCTGGCGCAAGGTCTCGCCGGGGTTGTCGGCCGGGCGCGTACAGTCGCCGGCGCTGCGCCTGATCTGCGAGCGCGAGGAAGAGATCAAGGCCTTCGTGCCGCAGGAATACTGGTCGCTGACCGCGCAGAACGAGAAAGCGGAGCAGCGCTTCACGGCCCGCCTCCTGCGGCTGGACGGCGAGAAGGCCGAGCAGTTCACCCTCACCGAGAGCGACAGCGCCCACAGCGCGCGCCAGCGCATCCTCGACGCCGCCGACGGTCGCCTGCACGTCGCCAAGGTCGAGAAGAAGCAACGCAAGCGCAACCCGGCACCGCCCTTCACGACCTCGACGCTGCAGCAGGAGGCCAACCGCAAGCTCGGCTTCGGCTCGACGCGCGCCATGCGTGTCGCCCAGCAGCTCTACGAGGGCGTCGACCTCGGCGGCGAGACGGTGGGTCTCATCACCTACATGCGTACCGACTCGGTGAACCTGGCGAACGAGGCCATCCACCAGATCCGCGAACTGGTCGGCCGGGACTACGGCGCGGACTACGTGCCGGAATCACCGCGCGCCTACAAGTCGAAGTCGAAGAATGCCCAGGAGGCCCACGAAGCCATCCGCCCGACCTCGATGATGCGCACGCCGAAATCGATGGCAGCGCACATGGGCGAGGACCAGCTCAAGCTCTACACACTGATCTGGCGCCGCGCCATGGCCAGCCAGATGGCCTCGGCGGTCTTCGACACCGTCACCGCCGAGCTGACCGCCGGCAACCATGCCTTCCGCGCCAATGGCTCGGTGCTGGTCTTCCCCGGCTTCATCGCCGTCTACCAGAGCGGGCGCGACGACGCCTCGGACGATGACGACGACAAGCGCCTGCCCGAGCTGACCGAGGGCGAGGACGTCACGCTGCACGACGTCGCCGCCGAGCAGCATTTCACCGAGCCACCGCCGCGCTACACCGAGGCTTCGCTGGTGAAGACGCTGGAGGAATACGACATCGGCCGGCCGTCGACCTACGCCTCCATCATCGGCACGCTGCAGCAGCGCGAATACGTGCGCATGGAAGGTAAGGCCTTCTGGCCCACCGACGTCGGCATGGTCGTCAACCGCTTTCTGACCGAGCACTTCACGCGCTACGTCGACTTCGACTTCACCGCCAAGCTGGAGGACGATCTGGACGCCGTCTCGCGCGGCGAGAAGGAGGCGACACCGCTGCTCGCCGACTTCTGGGAGCACTTCGCCAAGCGTCTCGAAGAGAAGAAGGATCTGACGCGCGGCGAGGTCAACGAGGGCCGCTCACTGGGCACCGACCCGGCCAGCGGCAAGCCGGTCACGGCCAAGCTCGGTCGCTACGGACCCTACGTGCAGATCGGCACCAAGGACGACGAGGACAAGCCCAAGTTCGCCTCGCTGCGCGGCAACCAGCGCATCGACACCATCAGCTTCGAGGAGGCGATGGAGCTCTTCAAGCTGCCGCGCAACCTCGGCACCACCGACGACGGCACCGAGGTGGTGGTCAGCATCGGACGTTTCGGCCCCTACGCCCGTTTCGGCGACGAGTTCGTCTCGCTGAAGAAGGACGACGACCCCTACAAGGTCACGCTGGCGCGCTGCATCGAGCTCTACGAGGCCAAACAGGCGGCGCTGGAGGCGGCCACGCTGCAGCACTGGCCCGAGGAGAACATCCGCATCGTCAAGGGTCGCTTCGGCCCCTACGTCAGCGAAGGCAAGTTGCGCGCCCGCGTACCCAAGGGCACCGAAGCCGAGTCGCTGACACTGGAGCAGTGTCGCGAGATGCTGGAGGTCGAGAAACAGAAGAAGCCTGCCGCCAAGAAATCCGCCGGCAAGAAGAGTGCCGCGAAGAAGTCCGCTGCAAAGAAGTCAGCCGCAAAAAAGGCGACTGCGAAGAAGAGCGCCAGCAAAAAGACCGCGGCGAAAAAGGCGGCAGCCAAGAAGAGCGCCGCGAAGCAATCGGCCGCCAAACAGCCCGCCGCGCAGCCGGACGCGCCCGGCGGAGCCGACAGCAGCGGCGTCTGA
- the dprA gene encoding DNA-processing protein DprA, producing the protein MSPAQESARDAWLTLLLAPGIGPVAGMRLIERHGDPEAALTTGPSGWRAAGIAEPLFEALREPDTEAMTVCRDWLDGAEDRTLLTIDDPRYPPRLLETGRPPLALFCQGDVDLLMRDQIAIVGARAASRQGLEDARAFAGELARQGLVITSGLASGIDGAAHAAALDSGGGSTIAVAGTGPDRVYPARHRQLAHHIGAHGLIVSEFPPGTGAKPQHFPQRNRIIAGLSLGTLVVEAAAKSGSLITAKLAAEFGREVFAIPGSIHKPTARGCHALIREGAQLVETVQEILTALGRAGPATTATLPGVSDPDANPALSGGARQTLAAVDDNGTAFDQLVARTGLDVAALSSALLELEIAGLVASEPGGSFSRLRRARP; encoded by the coding sequence GTGAGCCCAGCGCAGGAGAGCGCGCGAGACGCCTGGCTAACACTGCTGCTCGCCCCCGGCATCGGGCCGGTGGCGGGCATGCGCCTGATCGAGCGCCACGGCGACCCTGAGGCCGCACTGACCACCGGCCCTTCCGGCTGGCGTGCAGCCGGCATCGCCGAGCCGCTGTTCGAAGCGCTGCGCGAGCCCGACACCGAGGCGATGACAGTCTGCCGCGACTGGCTCGACGGTGCCGAGGACCGCACGCTGCTCACCATCGACGACCCGCGCTACCCGCCCCGACTGCTGGAGACCGGCCGCCCGCCGCTGGCGCTGTTCTGTCAGGGCGATGTTGATCTGCTGATGCGCGACCAGATCGCCATCGTCGGCGCGCGGGCGGCCAGCCGACAGGGCCTGGAGGATGCACGCGCCTTCGCCGGCGAGCTGGCACGGCAGGGCCTGGTCATCACCAGTGGCCTGGCCTCCGGCATCGACGGCGCCGCGCACGCAGCCGCGCTGGACTCCGGCGGCGGCAGCACAATCGCCGTTGCCGGCACCGGCCCGGACCGCGTCTATCCGGCGCGTCATCGCCAGCTTGCGCATCACATCGGCGCGCACGGCCTCATCGTCAGCGAGTTCCCGCCCGGCACCGGCGCCAAGCCGCAGCATTTCCCGCAGCGCAACCGCATCATCGCCGGCCTTTCCCTGGGCACGCTGGTGGTCGAGGCCGCCGCGAAGAGCGGCTCGCTGATCACGGCAAAACTGGCCGCCGAGTTCGGCCGCGAGGTCTTCGCCATCCCCGGTAGCATCCACAAACCCACCGCGCGCGGCTGCCACGCGCTGATCCGAGAGGGCGCCCAACTCGTCGAAACCGTACAGGAGATCCTGACCGCCCTCGGCCGGGCCGGGCCGGCGACGACTGCTACACTGCCCGGCGTGAGCGATCCGGATGCCAACCCGGCCCTGTCTGGTGGCGCTCGCCAGACACTGGCGGCCGTCGATGACAATGGCACCGCCTTCGATCAGCTCGTGGCGCGCACCGGCCTCGATGTAGCCGCGCTGTCCAGCGCTCTGCTGGAGCTGGAGATCGCCGGCCTCGTCGCCAGCGAACCCGGCGGCAGCTTCTCGCGGCTGCGCCGCGCCCGACCATGA
- a CDS encoding DUF1329 domain-containing protein has translation MRAARDALPCVHETRETIGKDAGTEETMMKQLSLALLAALTLSVHAADGPPDRAVERLGKDLTPMGAERAGNADGSIPAWDGGYSIPRPESGTERHLDSYELFASDEPIAVITADNMAEYADLLTVGQKALLKRYPETYKMPLYETRRSGRAPEFIYEANRRNAERAYLSNGGESINDAVTGIPFPLPDSGKEAIWNHKLRYRGESVQRYNVQLAVQSSGRFTPFKLREDIRFHYNNDGVEVEELDNVGIYFLQLVVGPPRQAGNVLLVHETLDQVKESRRAWQYNAGQRRVRRAPDVSYDNPGTGSDGLRTNDQLDMFNGATDRYTWKLVGKKEVILPYNSYEFGDSRNTYEEMTRAGHINQDLTRYEKRRVWVVESELKAGISHLYKRRTFYIDEDTWSILGVDIYDRRDELWRYQELHSIQLVWLDSVATVGSTVYDLQANRYLLQEISNEEPLVNTSVTFGERHFTPSNISRMATR, from the coding sequence GTGCGCGCCGCACGCGACGCGCTACCCTGCGTTCACGAGACCCGAGAAACCATCGGCAAGGACGCCGGCACGGAGGAGACAATGATGAAGCAGTTGAGCCTGGCCCTTCTGGCCGCCCTGACCCTGAGCGTCCACGCCGCCGACGGGCCGCCAGACCGTGCCGTCGAGCGCCTCGGCAAGGACCTGACCCCGATGGGCGCCGAGAGGGCGGGCAACGCCGACGGCAGCATCCCGGCCTGGGACGGCGGCTACTCGATCCCGCGGCCGGAGTCCGGCACCGAACGGCATCTGGACAGCTACGAACTCTTCGCCTCCGACGAGCCCATCGCCGTCATCACTGCCGACAACATGGCCGAGTACGCCGATCTGCTCACCGTCGGCCAGAAGGCGCTGCTCAAGCGCTATCCCGAAACCTACAAGATGCCGCTCTACGAGACTCGCCGCAGCGGCCGGGCGCCGGAGTTCATCTACGAGGCGAATCGGCGCAATGCCGAGCGCGCCTATCTGAGCAACGGTGGCGAGAGCATCAACGATGCGGTCACCGGCATCCCCTTCCCGCTACCCGACTCGGGCAAGGAAGCGATCTGGAACCACAAGCTGCGCTATCGCGGCGAGTCGGTGCAGCGCTACAACGTCCAGCTCGCCGTGCAGTCCAGTGGCCGCTTTACGCCCTTCAAGCTGCGCGAGGACATCCGCTTCCACTACAACAATGACGGCGTCGAGGTCGAAGAGCTCGACAACGTCGGCATCTACTTCCTGCAGTTGGTCGTCGGCCCGCCCCGGCAGGCCGGCAACGTGCTGCTCGTCCACGAGACCCTGGACCAGGTCAAGGAATCCCGCCGCGCCTGGCAGTACAACGCCGGACAACGTCGCGTCCGTCGCGCGCCCGACGTTTCCTACGACAATCCGGGCACCGGCTCGGACGGGCTGCGCACCAACGACCAGCTCGACATGTTCAACGGCGCCACCGACCGCTACACCTGGAAGCTGGTGGGCAAGAAGGAAGTGATCCTGCCCTACAACAGCTATGAGTTCGGTGACTCGCGCAACACCTACGAGGAGATGACGCGCGCCGGCCACATCAACCAGGATCTGACGCGCTACGAGAAGCGCCGCGTCTGGGTCGTCGAATCGGAACTCAAGGCCGGCATCAGCCACCTCTACAAGCGCCGCACCTTCTACATCGACGAGGACACCTGGAGCATTCTCGGCGTCGACATCTACGACCGCCGAGACGAGCTATGGCGCTACCAGGAGCTGCATTCCATCCAGCTCGTCTGGCTGGATTCCGTCGCCACGGTTGGCTCCACGGTCTACGACCTGCAGGCCAATCGCTACCTGCTGCAGGAGATCAGCAACGAGGAGCCGCTGGTCAATACCAGCGTCACCTTCGGCGAGCGGCACTTCACGCCCTCCAACATCAGCCGCATGGCAACACGCTGA
- a CDS encoding L-threonylcarbamoyladenylate synthase — MGGRPLQAAVAALADGGLVAYPTEGVWGLGCDPANPLAVDRLLAAKSRDVSKGLILIAHDFEALRPWVRIPPEDKLAAAMQSWPGPSTWLFPAADDAPGWITGDSDRIAVRVTAHPPASALCRAWGGALVSTSANRSGEPTAETATAVRLRLGRHLDALLPGPLGGLGRPSPIRDVMTGYLVRP; from the coding sequence ATGGGCGGCCGTCCGCTGCAGGCGGCCGTCGCCGCGCTGGCGGATGGCGGACTCGTGGCCTACCCCACCGAAGGCGTGTGGGGGCTGGGCTGTGACCCGGCCAACCCGCTTGCGGTCGACAGGCTGCTGGCCGCCAAAAGCCGCGACGTCTCCAAGGGGCTGATTCTCATCGCCCACGACTTCGAGGCGCTGCGCCCCTGGGTCCGGATACCGCCCGAGGACAAATTGGCTGCGGCCATGCAGAGCTGGCCGGGGCCGTCGACCTGGCTGTTTCCGGCGGCCGATGACGCCCCCGGTTGGATAACCGGCGACAGCGACCGCATCGCCGTGCGCGTGACCGCGCATCCGCCGGCGTCGGCGCTTTGCCGTGCCTGGGGTGGAGCGCTGGTCTCCACCAGCGCCAACCGCAGCGGCGAGCCTACGGCCGAAACCGCCACAGCCGTCCGCCTGCGCCTCGGCCGGCATCTGGATGCCCTGCTTCCTGGTCCGCTCGGCGGGCTCGGCCGTCCCTCGCCGATCCGCGACGTCATGACCGGCTATCTTGTGCGCCCATGA
- a CDS encoding LysM peptidoglycan-binding domain-containing protein: MQTKYNGKRSASRLALGLLGCGLLAACAGTPAPAPEPEPKAAEATDTVEATARPAAEAGPQQREATRAEPQRVRKTARYVVKKGDTLWGIAERFLIDPWQWPDVWVANRQVANPHLIYPGDVLELRWMEGREEVADMRKLSPRIRREPLDKAIPTIPLDRIRDFLSGPRIVDKGTLESAPYVVEFDEEHLIGPDRVGAYVKGLPEGQGDRWLVVHPGEDYVDPDSGEVLGQEAIPAADATLTRRASEVAVMRLSDSRRETRKGDVLIPRPIQGLSANFYPRAPETEVDARIISVFGGVTQIAQYDLVVLNRGSSDGLETGHVLNVYSDSRAVKDPKRTFGKIQLPAEYAGNLLVVAVTDKLAQGLIMESERPILIHDQVHEPDREL, encoded by the coding sequence ATGCAGACGAAGTATAACGGCAAGCGAAGTGCTTCCAGGCTCGCGCTCGGCCTCCTTGGCTGCGGGCTTCTGGCCGCCTGCGCCGGCACCCCGGCACCAGCGCCGGAGCCGGAGCCGAAAGCCGCCGAGGCAACCGACACGGTCGAGGCGACGGCGCGGCCAGCCGCAGAAGCAGGGCCACAGCAACGCGAAGCGACACGCGCGGAGCCGCAGCGCGTGCGCAAGACCGCGCGCTACGTCGTCAAGAAGGGCGACACGCTCTGGGGTATCGCCGAGCGCTTTCTCATCGACCCCTGGCAGTGGCCCGATGTCTGGGTAGCCAACCGCCAGGTCGCCAACCCGCATCTGATCTACCCCGGCGACGTGCTGGAGCTGCGCTGGATGGAGGGTCGCGAAGAGGTCGCCGATATGCGCAAGCTCAGCCCGCGCATCCGGCGCGAGCCGCTGGACAAGGCGATTCCGACGATTCCGCTGGACCGCATCCGCGACTTCCTGTCCGGGCCGCGCATCGTCGACAAGGGCACGCTGGAATCCGCACCCTATGTGGTCGAGTTCGACGAGGAACACCTGATCGGCCCTGACCGCGTCGGCGCCTACGTCAAGGGGCTTCCGGAAGGCCAAGGCGATCGCTGGCTGGTCGTGCACCCTGGCGAGGACTACGTCGACCCCGATAGCGGCGAAGTGCTCGGCCAGGAGGCCATCCCGGCGGCCGACGCCACACTCACACGGCGCGCCAGCGAAGTCGCCGTGATGCGGCTGTCGGATTCACGACGTGAAACGCGCAAGGGCGACGTGCTGATCCCGCGCCCGATCCAGGGGCTGTCCGCGAACTTCTACCCGCGTGCACCGGAAACCGAAGTGGATGCACGCATCATCTCGGTCTTCGGCGGCGTCACGCAGATCGCGCAGTACGATCTGGTGGTGCTCAACCGCGGCAGCAGCGATGGCCTGGAAACCGGCCACGTGCTCAACGTCTACAGCGACTCCCGCGCCGTGAAGGACCCGAAGCGCACCTTCGGCAAGATTCAGCTGCCCGCCGAGTACGCCGGCAATCTGCTGGTCGTGGCGGTGACCGACAAGCTGGCGCAGGGGCTGATCATGGAATCGGAGCGTCCGATCCTGATCCACGACCAGGTCCACGAGCCCGATCGCGAGCTGTGA
- a CDS encoding hydrogen peroxide-inducible genes activator, with product MTLTELRYLVNLEKERHFGRAAERSFVSQPTLSVAIRKLEETLDVTLFERNRGEVRPTPVGERICAQAKRVLAEAARVEDLAKEGKDDLVGPVRLGAIYTVGPYLLPYLVPMLRQTTPRMPLILEENFTAQLLEQLHNNELDVALVALPVEDSQLHVWSVYDEDFIVLLPHEHRWADRETIPASEMGEENLLLLGPGHCFREQVVEACPKCIDSNAEGPRPQTGSSLETIRHMVASEIGISVLPRSSHVNRPEESQPYLVARPFADPVPQRRVALVWRKTFPRPEAIKALRTAIVTCHMQGVDFRPLDAEPEA from the coding sequence ATGACCCTTACCGAGCTGCGCTACCTCGTCAATCTGGAGAAGGAGCGGCACTTCGGCCGCGCCGCGGAGCGCTCCTTCGTCTCGCAGCCGACGCTGTCGGTCGCGATCCGGAAGCTGGAAGAGACCCTCGACGTCACCCTCTTCGAGCGCAATCGCGGCGAAGTCCGGCCGACGCCGGTGGGCGAACGCATCTGTGCGCAGGCCAAGCGCGTGCTCGCCGAAGCCGCGCGCGTCGAAGATCTCGCCAAGGAGGGCAAGGACGATCTGGTCGGGCCGGTACGCCTGGGCGCCATCTACACCGTCGGCCCCTATCTGCTGCCCTATCTGGTGCCCATGCTGCGCCAGACTACGCCGCGCATGCCGCTGATCCTGGAAGAGAACTTCACCGCCCAGCTACTCGAGCAGCTGCACAACAACGAGCTGGACGTCGCATTGGTGGCGCTACCCGTCGAGGACAGCCAGCTGCATGTCTGGTCGGTCTACGACGAGGACTTCATCGTGCTGCTGCCGCACGAGCATCGCTGGGCCGATCGCGAAACCATTCCCGCTTCCGAGATGGGCGAAGAGAATCTACTGCTGCTCGGGCCCGGCCACTGCTTCCGCGAGCAGGTCGTCGAGGCCTGCCCGAAGTGCATCGACAGCAATGCTGAAGGCCCGCGCCCGCAGACCGGCTCCAGCCTGGAGACGATCCGCCACATGGTCGCCAGTGAGATCGGCATCAGCGTGCTGCCGCGGAGCAGCCACGTGAACCGGCCGGAGGAATCCCAGCCTTACCTGGTGGCGCGCCCCTTCGCCGACCCGGTGCCACAGCGGCGCGTGGCGCTGGTCTGGCGCAAGACCTTCCCGCGCCCCGAGGCGATCAAGGCACTGCGCACCGCCATCGTGACCTGCCACATGCAGGGCGTGGACTTCCGCCCCCTGGACGCCGAGCCCGAAGCCTGA
- a CDS encoding DUF494 family protein, producing the protein MNIKESVLDVLMYLYENYVEQEFADSANHDTLRVELMGAGFPEEEINHAFGWLSDLTERRDNLVNPASGSIRLYGSAEQARIGPESQGFLLYLEQLGLLSPQGRELVIDRLMSIDDDIDMERVKWVVLLVLINQTGTDDALAQVEEMVYYDGEFLH; encoded by the coding sequence GTGAACATCAAGGAAAGCGTGCTCGACGTCCTCATGTATCTCTACGAGAACTACGTCGAGCAGGAGTTCGCCGACAGCGCCAACCACGACACGCTGCGCGTGGAGCTGATGGGTGCCGGCTTTCCCGAGGAGGAGATCAACCACGCCTTCGGCTGGCTGAGCGATCTCACCGAGCGCCGCGACAACCTGGTGAATCCGGCCTCCGGCTCGATCCGTCTCTACGGTAGCGCCGAGCAGGCGCGCATCGGCCCGGAATCGCAGGGCTTCCTGCTCTATCTGGAGCAGCTCGGCCTGCTCAGCCCGCAGGGCCGCGAGTTGGTCATCGACCGCCTGATGAGCATCGACGACGACATCGACATGGAGCGCGTCAAATGGGTCGTGCTGCTGGTTCTGATCAATCAGACAGGCACCGACGACGCCCTGGCCCAGGTCGAGGAAATGGTCTACTACGACGGCGAGTTTCTGCATTAA